In Ruania alkalisoli, the DNA window TCCCGCGCGACGGCGTCCCACACCATGGGCCGGGTCGCCGCCAGGTAGGCGGTGCTCAGGTTCGCGTCCCCGGCCACGTGCCTGGCTTTGAGGAGCGCTTGGAACTCCCAGGTCTTGGCCCAGCGCTCGTAGTAGGTCAGGTGCGATTCGAGGGTACGCACGAGCGGCCCGTTCTTCCCCTCTGGCCGCAGCGCGGCGTCGACCTCCCACAGGGCAGGTTCGCGAGAGGGCATCGAGCACATCCGTGCCATCGCCGCAGCGAGCTTCGCACCGCTGCGCAGGGCATCGCTCTCGTCTGCTCCCCCAGCAGGCTCGGCGACGTAGATGACGTCCACGTCGGAGATGTAGTTGAGTTCCTTGCCGCCGGTCTTGCCCATACCCAGCACGGCGAGGCGCACCTCGCGCGCCTGATCGGCCATCTCGGCCCGTCCCAGGGCCAGCGCGGCCTCAAGCGCCGCGGAGGCCAGGTGCGCCAGTGTGGCCGAGACGGCGGGCAGCAGCGTCTCCGGGGCGTCCGCGGTGAGGTCCTCGGTGGCCACCGCGAGCAGGATCCGGCGATATGTCCGCCGCATCTCGTCGAGGGCGCCCTCGGAAGCGCTGACGCTCGCCACCGGAACCTCGGCCGCGGGGTCGGCCGAGACCGCCTCCAGCATCAGGCGCCGCACCTGCTCGCCGGCCGCGCCGACACCGATATCGCGGTAGCGGGCGGAGGTGACGATAGCGACGTCCTCGGGGTGGGAGACCAGCCAGTCTCCCAGCGCCTGAGATGCCCCGAGTACGGCGATCACACGGTCCCGCTCGGGGCCGTCGGCGGCGAAGACGCGACGCAGGAACGCTCCGTCAACTCCGTCGGCCTCCCCGAGCCGCACCAACGTCAGGAGCCCACGGTCAGGGTCCGCAGCACGGCCGAGCGCTCCGGTCAATGCCGCCTGGCCCGCGGCATCACAACCCTCGAACACCTCGGCGAGGAACGACGATCGGAACAGCTCGGCGTCCCGGTCCGCCTCATCAAAACCGGCGCGGGCGAGTAACCCGGTCAACGACACCGGCCGGCTCATCGTGACTGCCTCTCTGATCGTGACGAAACCTGCTGCGTGGCGATCACGAGCCTCAGATCAGGCCGATGCGGGCCAACTCGTACGGGGTCACCTGCGCACGGTAGTCGGTCCATTCCTGACGCTTGTTCGCGAGGAAGTGAGTGAACACCTGCTCCCCCAGCGTCTCGGCAACCAGCTCCGAACGCTCCATCACGGCGACCGCTTCGTTCAGGCTGCCCGGTAGAGGGTCGATCCCGAGGGCGCGGCGCTCGGTGTCAGAGAGCTCCCAGACGTTGTCCTCGGCCTCTTCCGGGAGCTGGTAGGCCTCCTGAACGCCCTTCAACCCGGCCCGGAGCATCACGGCGAACGCGAGGTACGGGTTGGCGGCGGCGTCGAGACCGCGGTACTCCACCCGGGCAGACTGCCCCTTGTTCGGCTTGTACATCGGCACCCGCACCAGCGCGGACCGGTTGTTGTGGCCCCAGCAACGGTAGCTCGGTGCTTCCTGCCCGCCCCAGAGCCGCTTGTAGGAGTTGACGAACTGGTTCGTCACCGCGGTGATCTCGGCGGCGTGGTGCAGAAGTCCGGCGATGAAGGCACGGCCCGTGGTGGACAGCTGGTACTCGCCCCCCGGTTCGTAGAACGCGTTCGTGTCGCCTTCGAACAATGACAGGTGAGTGTGCATCCCCGAACCGGGCTGCCCGGCGAGGGGCTTGGGCATGAAGGAGGCCGTAAAGCCCTGCTCGATAGAGACCTCCTTCACCACGGAGCGGAAGGTCATGATGTTGTCAGCCGTGCTGAGGGCATCGGCATAGCGCAGGTCGATTTCGTTCTGGCCGGGGCCGGTCTCGTGGTGGGAGAACTCGACCGAGATTCCCATCGACTCCAGCAGCGTGATCGCAGCGCGACGAAAATCGTGCCCTTGCCCTCGTGCGACATGGTCGAAGTAGCCGGCATTGTCGATGGGAATGAGGGGATCTGTCTCGTTCTCCAGCGCCTTGAAGAGGTAGAACTCGATCTCGGGGTGGGTGTAGAACGTGAAACCGGCATCCGCGGCCTCGGCGAGCGCACGCTTGAGCACGTTGCGGGGGTCGGCCGGGGAGGATTCGCCGTCAGGGGTGAGAATGTCGCAGAACATCCGCGCCGTGCCGTGCTTTCCGCCCCGCCAGGGAAGGATCTGGAACGTGCTCGGATCTGGCCGCAGGATCAGGTCCGACTCCGAGACCCGGGATAGTCCCTCGATGGAGGATCCGTCGAAACCGATCCCTTCGATGAACGCCCCCTCGAGCTCGGCCGGGGCGATCGCCACCGACTTGAGCACACCGAGCACATCGGTGAACCAG includes these proteins:
- the glnA gene encoding type I glutamate--ammonia ligase, which produces MDKQQEYVLRAIEERDVRFIRLWFTDVLGVLKSVAIAPAELEGAFIEGIGFDGSSIEGLSRVSESDLILRPDPSTFQILPWRGGKHGTARMFCDILTPDGESSPADPRNVLKRALAEAADAGFTFYTHPEIEFYLFKALENETDPLIPIDNAGYFDHVARGQGHDFRRAAITLLESMGISVEFSHHETGPGQNEIDLRYADALSTADNIMTFRSVVKEVSIEQGFTASFMPKPLAGQPGSGMHTHLSLFEGDTNAFYEPGGEYQLSTTGRAFIAGLLHHAAEITAVTNQFVNSYKRLWGGQEAPSYRCWGHNNRSALVRVPMYKPNKGQSARVEYRGLDAAANPYLAFAVMLRAGLKGVQEAYQLPEEAEDNVWELSDTERRALGIDPLPGSLNEAVAVMERSELVAETLGEQVFTHFLANKRQEWTDYRAQVTPYELARIGLI